From Gallaecimonas pentaromativorans, the proteins below share one genomic window:
- the fadJ gene encoding fatty acid oxidation complex subunit alpha FadJ, with amino-acid sequence MTATTFTLERREDGIAIICMDVPGETMNTLKAAFAEEIRAILDDVRHDSAIKGLVLTSGKEGSFIAGADITMLDQCQTSQDAEALAKAGHAICAEIEALKMPVIAAIHGPCLGGGLELAMACHGRVATDWDKTALGLPEVQLGLLPGSGGTQRLPRLVGIQKALDMMLTGKQLRAKQALKAGLVDDVVPKSVLLEVAIELAKKGKPAHDPKKSIKDKLLEDNGVGRNIVFDQAHKAVVKKTGGHYPAPLKILECVRIGMTDGMAAGLAVEAKNFGELVKTPESKQLRGLFFATTQMKKETGAEGVKPQKVTKAAVLGGGLMGGGIANVTVTKAGIPTRIKDISEQGISHAYKYSYDLLMKKVKRRHLRKSEAQKQMMMLSGDTQYRGFHDVDLVVEAVFEDLDLKHQMVKDVEKYCHPETIFASNTSSLPIGQIAAAAARPENVIGLHYFSPVDKMPLAEIIAHDKTSPQTIATTVAFARRQGKTPIVVKDGAGFYVNRILGLYMNEAAFLVMEGEPVEKLDKALTGFGMPVGPITLLDEVGIDVGAKIAPILEKELGSRFQAPQAFDKLLADGRKGKKSLKGFYLYKDLPKSWNPLKKLPKKPVDESVYGVLGVSPSGRLDSTTLVERTLMQMLNEAARCLDEGIIQSARDGDIGAIFGIGFPPFLGGPFRYMDKLGAKAVVAKLKTFEGQYGERFAPSPLLVKMAEEGTRFYQD; translated from the coding sequence ATGACTGCAACAACCTTTACCCTGGAGCGCCGCGAAGACGGCATCGCTATCATCTGCATGGATGTGCCCGGCGAGACCATGAACACCCTTAAGGCCGCCTTTGCCGAGGAAATTCGCGCCATTCTTGACGATGTGCGGCACGACAGCGCCATCAAGGGCCTGGTGCTGACCTCCGGCAAGGAAGGCTCCTTTATCGCCGGCGCCGACATCACCATGCTTGACCAGTGCCAGACCAGCCAGGACGCCGAAGCCCTGGCCAAGGCCGGCCATGCCATTTGCGCCGAGATTGAAGCCCTGAAAATGCCGGTGATCGCCGCCATCCACGGCCCTTGCCTGGGCGGCGGTTTGGAGCTGGCCATGGCTTGCCATGGCCGGGTGGCTACCGACTGGGACAAAACCGCCCTTGGCCTGCCGGAAGTGCAGCTGGGCCTGCTGCCGGGCTCCGGTGGCACCCAGCGCTTGCCGCGCCTGGTGGGTATTCAAAAAGCCCTGGATATGATGCTGACCGGCAAACAGCTGCGCGCCAAGCAAGCCCTTAAGGCTGGCCTGGTGGACGACGTGGTGCCCAAGTCGGTGCTGCTGGAAGTGGCCATTGAGCTTGCCAAAAAGGGCAAGCCGGCTCACGACCCGAAAAAGTCCATCAAGGACAAACTGCTGGAAGACAACGGCGTTGGCCGTAATATCGTCTTCGATCAGGCCCACAAGGCGGTGGTGAAAAAGACCGGGGGCCATTACCCGGCGCCGCTTAAGATCCTCGAGTGCGTGCGCATCGGCATGACCGACGGCATGGCCGCAGGCCTGGCAGTGGAAGCCAAAAACTTTGGTGAGCTGGTAAAAACCCCCGAGAGCAAGCAGCTGCGCGGCTTGTTCTTCGCCACCACCCAAATGAAAAAGGAAACCGGCGCCGAGGGCGTTAAACCCCAGAAGGTCACTAAGGCGGCGGTTCTTGGCGGCGGCCTGATGGGCGGCGGTATTGCCAATGTCACCGTGACCAAGGCCGGCATTCCTACCCGTATCAAGGACATTTCCGAGCAAGGTATCAGCCACGCCTACAAGTACAGCTATGACCTGCTGATGAAGAAGGTCAAGCGTCGCCACCTTCGCAAGAGCGAAGCCCAAAAGCAGATGATGATGCTAAGCGGCGACACCCAGTACCGTGGTTTTCACGATGTGGATCTGGTGGTGGAAGCGGTGTTTGAAGACTTGGACCTCAAGCACCAGATGGTCAAAGACGTGGAAAAATATTGCCACCCTGAAACCATTTTTGCCTCCAACACTTCCTCCCTGCCCATCGGTCAAATCGCTGCTGCAGCTGCGCGCCCGGAAAACGTGATTGGCCTGCATTATTTCTCGCCGGTGGACAAAATGCCGCTCGCCGAGATCATCGCTCACGACAAAACCTCGCCCCAAACCATCGCCACCACCGTGGCTTTTGCCCGTCGCCAGGGCAAAACCCCCATCGTGGTCAAAGACGGCGCCGGCTTTTATGTCAACAGGATCCTCGGTTTGTACATGAACGAAGCGGCGTTCCTGGTGATGGAAGGGGAGCCGGTTGAAAAGCTGGACAAAGCCCTGACCGGTTTCGGGATGCCCGTAGGCCCCATTACCTTGCTGGACGAAGTGGGTATCGACGTGGGCGCCAAAATCGCCCCCATCCTTGAAAAAGAGCTGGGTAGCCGCTTCCAGGCCCCTCAAGCCTTTGACAAGCTGCTGGCTGATGGCCGCAAGGGCAAGAAATCCCTGAAGGGCTTTTACCTCTACAAGGATCTGCCCAAATCCTGGAACCCGCTGAAAAAGCTGCCGAAAAAACCGGTGGACGAGTCGGTGTACGGCGTTTTGGGGGTTAGCCCTTCAGGTAGGCTCGACAGCACCACCCTGGTGGAGCGCACCTTGATGCAGATGCTCAACGAAGCGGCGCGCTGCCTGGACGAAGGCATCATCCAAAGCGCCCGTGACGGCGACATTGGCGCCATCTTCGGTATCGGCTTCCCGCCTTTCCTGGGCGGCCCGTTCCGCTACATGGACAAGCTGGGTGCCAAAGCGGTTGTAGCCAAGCTCAAGACCTTTGAAGGCCAGTATGGCGAGCGCTTTGCGCCTAGCCCGCTGCTGGTGAAGATGGCCGAAGAAGGGACCCGTTTCTATCAGGATTAA
- the fadI gene encoding acetyl-CoA C-acyltransferase FadI, which produces MTAKTLNLKTASGERIAVVAGLRTPFARQATYYHGVPALDMGKMVVSELLTRSELDPKLVEQLVFGQVVQMPEAPNIAREIVLGTGMSVHTDAYSVSRACATSFQSTANVVESIMAGSIDIGIAGGADSSSVLPVGVSKALARALVDLTKAKTLGQRFAIFRRLGLKDLLPVPPAVAEYSTGLSMGDTAEQMAKSHGISRLAQDELAHRSHTLAAKAWAEGLVRDEVMVAHAEPYKGFLDKDNNVRENSELAGYAKLKPAFDRKHGSVTAANATPLTDGASAIILMREGRAKELGYEPLGYIRSYAFAAIDVWEDMLMGPSYATPMALDRAGITLGDLALIDMHEAFAAQTLANVKMFASDKFAQEKLGRSKATGEIDMDKFNVLGGSIAYGHPFAATGTRMITQTLRELKRRGGGLGLTTACAAGGLGAAMVLEAE; this is translated from the coding sequence ATGACGGCGAAAACCCTGAATTTAAAGACGGCCAGTGGCGAGCGTATCGCCGTTGTTGCCGGTCTGCGCACGCCTTTTGCCCGCCAGGCTACCTACTATCACGGGGTACCGGCACTGGACATGGGCAAGATGGTGGTGAGCGAGCTGCTGACCCGCAGCGAGCTGGACCCCAAGCTGGTTGAGCAACTGGTGTTTGGCCAGGTAGTGCAAATGCCCGAGGCGCCCAACATTGCCCGGGAGATCGTGCTGGGTACCGGCATGAGCGTGCACACCGACGCCTACAGTGTCTCTCGCGCCTGTGCCACGTCGTTCCAGTCCACCGCGAACGTGGTGGAATCCATTATGGCTGGCAGTATCGATATCGGTATTGCCGGGGGCGCCGACTCTTCCTCTGTCTTGCCGGTAGGGGTATCCAAGGCTCTGGCCCGCGCGCTGGTGGATTTAACCAAAGCCAAAACTTTGGGCCAGCGCTTTGCCATCTTCCGCCGCTTAGGGCTGAAAGATTTGCTGCCGGTACCGCCGGCGGTCGCCGAGTACAGCACCGGTTTGTCTATGGGTGATACCGCCGAGCAAATGGCCAAGAGCCATGGCATCAGCCGCCTTGCCCAAGACGAGCTGGCGCACCGCTCCCACACCCTGGCTGCCAAGGCCTGGGCCGAGGGTTTGGTGCGTGACGAGGTGATGGTGGCCCACGCCGAGCCTTACAAAGGCTTCCTCGACAAAGACAACAACGTTCGGGAAAACTCCGAGCTGGCCGGTTACGCCAAGCTCAAGCCCGCCTTTGACCGCAAGCACGGCTCGGTTACCGCCGCCAACGCCACGCCGCTTACCGACGGCGCCTCGGCCATTATCCTGATGCGTGAAGGCCGTGCCAAAGAGCTGGGCTACGAGCCCCTGGGTTACATCCGCTCTTACGCCTTTGCCGCCATCGATGTCTGGGAAGACATGCTGATGGGCCCGTCCTATGCCACTCCCATGGCCCTGGACCGCGCCGGCATTACCCTTGGCGACCTGGCGCTTATCGACATGCACGAAGCTTTTGCCGCCCAGACCCTGGCCAACGTCAAGATGTTTGCCTCTGACAAGTTTGCCCAGGAAAAACTCGGCCGCAGCAAGGCAACTGGCGAAATCGACATGGACAAATTCAATGTGCTGGGCGGCTCCATTGCCTACGGCCACCCCTTTGCCGCGACCGGTACCCGCATGATCACCCAGACCCTTCGCGAGCTTAAACGCCGCGGCGGCGGCCTGGGCCTGACCACAGCCTGCGCCGCCGGTGGCCTGGGCGCAGCCATGGTTCTGGAGGCTGAATAA